One region of Carassius gibelio isolate Cgi1373 ecotype wild population from Czech Republic chromosome A1, carGib1.2-hapl.c, whole genome shotgun sequence genomic DNA includes:
- the LOC128015180 gene encoding 60S ribosomal protein L24 isoform X1, producing the protein MKVELCSFSGYKIYPGHGRRYARIDGKVFQFLNAKCESAFLSKRNPRQINWTVLYRRKHKKGQSEEVAKKRSRRAVKFQRAITGASLAEILAKRNQKPEVRKAQREQAIRRTSGKTWDVAVSHSKKTNVSGEAEGSKTKPCWLVIQDTLSGACNDDAVNSDYSF; encoded by the exons ATGAA GGTCGAGCTGTGCAGTTTTAGTGGATATAAAATCTATCCCGGCCATGGTCGGCGGTACGCCAGGATCGACGGAAAG GTTTTCCAGTTCCTGAATGCTAAATGTGAGTCTGCTTTCCTGTCCAAGAGGAACCCCAGACAGATCAATTGGACTGTTCTGTACCGGCGCAAACACAAGAAGGGCCAGTCT GAAGAGGTGGCTAAGAAGCGCTCCCGTCGTGCAGTTAAGTTCCAGCGGGCCATCACTGGTGCCTCACTGGCTGAGATTCTGGCCAAGAGGAACCAGAAGCCAGAAGTGCGTAAAGCGCAGAGGGAGCAGGCCATCAG gcgcacttccggaaaaactTGGGATGTGGCCGTTTCTCACAGCAAGAAGACAAACGTTTCTGGAGAGGCAGAGGGCAGCAAAACGAAACCCTGCTGGCTGGTTATCCAGGATACTCTGTCTGGCGCATGCAATGATGACGCAGTGAATAGTGACTATTCTTTCTGA
- the LOC128015180 gene encoding 60S ribosomal protein L24 isoform X2: protein MKVELCSFSGYKIYPGHGRRYARIDGKVFQFLNAKCESAFLSKRNPRQINWTVLYRRKHKKGQSEEVAKKRSRRAVKFQRAITGASLAEILAKRNQKPEVRKAQREQAIRAAKEAKKAKQATKKQPTQSAKAPVKAASKQKIAKPMKVSAPRVGGKR from the exons ATGAA GGTCGAGCTGTGCAGTTTTAGTGGATATAAAATCTATCCCGGCCATGGTCGGCGGTACGCCAGGATCGACGGAAAG GTTTTCCAGTTCCTGAATGCTAAATGTGAGTCTGCTTTCCTGTCCAAGAGGAACCCCAGACAGATCAATTGGACTGTTCTGTACCGGCGCAAACACAAGAAGGGCCAGTCT GAAGAGGTGGCTAAGAAGCGCTCCCGTCGTGCAGTTAAGTTCCAGCGGGCCATCACTGGTGCCTCACTGGCTGAGATTCTGGCCAAGAGGAACCAGAAGCCAGAAGTGCGTAAAGCGCAGAGGGAGCAGGCCATCAG AGCTGCAAAAGAGGCCAAGAAAGCTAAGCAGGCAACTAAGAAACAACCCACCCAGAGCGCCAAG gCCCCTGTTAAAGCTGCATCCAAACAGAAAATTGCCAAGCCCATGAAGGTCAGCGCTCCTCGTGTTGGTGGCAAGCGCTAA